From the genome of Candidatus Electrothrix communis, one region includes:
- the ruvA gene encoding Holliday junction branch migration protein RuvA, whose protein sequence is MIATLSGILQHKDPASVIIDVQGVGYEVQLSGRTYDKLPLAGEKTFLHIHTNVREDAITLYGFTDMEQKKLFLLLTGVSGVGPKLALSILSGIDPAELCNAVNLKDLSRLTSLSGVGKKTAQRLCMELADKVGGLIGEQPVSATGPGTGAPPRSEGFAMQDAASALVNLGYPQETAWQALRAVQQTDPEGVAEMKVDELIRNALRGLA, encoded by the coding sequence ATGATAGCAACCCTCTCAGGAATTCTCCAGCATAAAGACCCGGCCTCAGTTATTATTGACGTGCAGGGCGTGGGCTACGAGGTGCAGCTCTCCGGCCGGACCTACGACAAACTGCCCTTGGCAGGAGAAAAGACCTTTCTCCACATTCATACCAATGTCCGGGAAGACGCCATTACTCTGTACGGATTCACGGATATGGAGCAGAAAAAGCTCTTTCTCCTCCTCACCGGGGTCTCCGGGGTCGGTCCCAAGCTGGCCCTGTCCATTCTTTCTGGCATTGATCCGGCAGAGCTCTGCAATGCTGTCAATCTCAAAGACCTGTCACGGCTGACCTCTCTGTCCGGGGTGGGTAAGAAGACAGCTCAACGTCTCTGCATGGAATTAGCAGATAAGGTCGGCGGCCTTATCGGAGAACAACCTGTTTCTGCGACCGGTCCTGGCACAGGTGCTCCGCCACGAAGCGAAGGTTTTGCCATGCAGGATGCGGCCTCGGCCCTGGTCAATCTCGGTTATCCCCAGGAGACTGCCTGGCAGGCCCTGCGCGCTGTCCAACAGACCGACCCGGAAGGAGTTGCTGAGATGAAAGTGGATGAACTTATTCGTAACGCCCTGAGGGGCTTGGCATGA
- a CDS encoding Na/Pi cotransporter family protein → MDIPVDFWKLAAGLAIFLYGMFLLEDSVRIMSGKAFRQMIRLYTDGRLRSIGSGALITTILQSSSAVSLMVLAFVGAGVMTMENGIGVMMGANIGTTFTSWIVAVFGFKIKIESFAFPLMACAGFIFIIVSSSSKLFQLGRLLIGFGFLFLGLDFMKTSVEAYAQHIDLTVLAEYGAWVYLLFGIIMTALMQSSSASIAVILTGISSGLINFEIATAMVIGANIGTTVTVLLGAIGGIPAKKRVSTSHLIFNLITGIIAFIALGPLSHFVGLFIDTSANAVMGLALFHTLFNFVGVIVFFPFIGYMSRFLLRVFPEHKAILTVYLNNTPTEVPDAATSSLRKETLHLFEECQLYTLKTFGIDDKLVFDHNLPFQNNLGRRSTPTDFYENAKLLHGEIIEFYAKLLNAQLEKEEAKALERMIYASRNIMNSMKNIKGLRHDMEEFDSSDNKHLNLQYRLFRRRLIGLYHSINSFFDTMGDHQEQYRILLRTVIHIEQQDAQFLSTVMELAAAKDIDEREISSLLMANRLFSQSCRLQVFALKDLLLKKEEIKEFDHAMDMKELLDEEHEREGN, encoded by the coding sequence ATGGATATCCCTGTAGATTTTTGGAAACTGGCGGCCGGATTAGCAATCTTTCTTTATGGCATGTTCCTCTTGGAGGACTCGGTCAGGATCATGTCCGGCAAGGCCTTTCGGCAGATGATCCGATTATATACCGACGGTCGTTTGCGCTCCATCGGCAGCGGTGCCTTGATCACGACAATCCTCCAATCAAGCTCTGCTGTGTCGCTTATGGTGCTGGCCTTTGTCGGTGCCGGGGTGATGACTATGGAAAACGGCATTGGCGTGATGATGGGGGCCAATATCGGAACCACCTTTACCTCCTGGATAGTGGCGGTCTTCGGTTTTAAGATCAAGATTGAGAGCTTTGCCTTTCCTCTCATGGCCTGCGCCGGCTTTATTTTTATCATCGTTAGTTCGTCGTCAAAGCTTTTTCAGCTCGGACGGCTGCTGATCGGCTTCGGCTTTTTGTTTCTCGGGCTGGATTTCATGAAGACCAGTGTTGAAGCCTATGCCCAACATATTGATCTTACCGTCCTAGCTGAGTACGGAGCATGGGTGTACCTGCTGTTCGGCATTATTATGACAGCCCTTATGCAGTCCAGTTCCGCCTCCATCGCTGTAATCCTCACCGGTATCAGCAGCGGCCTGATTAATTTTGAGATTGCCACCGCAATGGTAATCGGAGCCAATATCGGCACCACAGTGACCGTGCTTCTCGGTGCTATCGGAGGAATCCCGGCAAAAAAAAGGGTGAGCACCAGTCATCTGATTTTCAACCTGATTACCGGCATCATCGCCTTTATTGCCTTGGGTCCCCTTTCACATTTTGTGGGATTGTTTATTGACACCTCTGCCAATGCGGTTATGGGGCTGGCCCTTTTTCACACCCTGTTTAATTTTGTCGGGGTGATTGTCTTTTTTCCGTTCATCGGCTATATGTCTCGATTTCTCCTGCGCGTTTTTCCAGAACACAAAGCAATTCTTACTGTTTATCTCAATAATACACCCACAGAGGTGCCGGATGCCGCCACTTCTTCCCTGCGCAAAGAAACCCTGCATCTTTTTGAAGAATGTCAGCTCTACACCCTGAAGACCTTCGGCATTGACGATAAATTGGTCTTTGACCATAATTTGCCCTTTCAAAATAATCTCGGTCGCCGCAGTACTCCGACTGATTTTTATGAGAATGCCAAACTCCTGCATGGAGAGATTATTGAATTTTATGCCAAGCTGCTGAATGCCCAATTGGAAAAAGAAGAGGCAAAAGCATTGGAACGGATGATTTATGCCTCCCGCAATATCATGAATTCCATGAAGAACATCAAGGGACTCCGCCATGACATGGAGGAATTTGACAGCTCGGACAATAAACATCTGAACCTGCAATATAGACTGTTTCGCCGTCGCCTTATCGGCTTGTATCATAGTATCAACAGTTTTTTCGATACGATGGGCGATCACCAGGAACAGTACCGAATTCTGCTTCGCACGGTGATCCATATTGAACAGCAGGACGCCCAGTTCCTCAGTACAGTTATGGAACTGGCAGCAGCAAAAGATATCGACGAACGGGAGATCTCCTCATTACTCATGGCCAACCGCCTATTCAGCCAGTCCTGTCGGCTCCAGGTCTTTGCCCTGAAAGATTTGTTGCTTAAAAAAGAGGAGATCAAGGAATTTGATCATGCGATGGATATGAAGGAATTGTTGGATGAGGAGCATGAGCGCGAGGGGAATTGA
- a CDS encoding S24/S26 family peptidase has translation MKGILDDIKRRDKVLRELAADTPLRFRTQGCCMSPLLEDGAVVEITNKRFYWPGDVLVFRHQDGHALVHRLIGYAPCFSGIRYITKADRAFQLDASVGRQQILGVVKGGDVAPALANVPFAHRVHSLSIFFLFVLFRLLRRVGIRR, from the coding sequence ATGAAGGGCATTTTAGACGACATAAAGCGTCGGGATAAGGTGTTACGGGAACTTGCCGCCGACACTCCCCTGCGTTTTCGAACACAAGGCTGTTGTATGTCTCCTCTGCTTGAAGACGGTGCTGTTGTTGAGATTACCAATAAACGCTTTTATTGGCCCGGTGATGTGTTGGTTTTCCGGCATCAGGACGGTCACGCCCTGGTTCACCGGCTGATAGGTTACGCCCCCTGTTTTTCTGGAATTCGCTATATCACCAAGGCTGACAGGGCGTTTCAGCTTGATGCCTCTGTAGGCAGACAGCAGATTCTCGGCGTAGTAAAGGGTGGTGATGTTGCACCCGCTTTGGCGAATGTTCCGTTTGCGCATCGTGTACACTCGCTCAGTATTTTTTTTCTTTTTGTTCTGTTCCGTTTGCTGCGAAGGGTTGGCATCCGGCGCTGA
- a CDS encoding radical SAM protein → MYKDRILRRVRERRLLHSVSLELTFQCNLHCYYCYNDRLKTGNMLSLDQYRVLLRDLAEMQTLFLMLTGGEPMLHPDFFEIGKLAQDLGFVVRVRTNGHILNRDNCTRLREEVAPYMIEVSLHGATADVHDRQTRVPGSFDRLLKNLSTAMDVGLRCSVVTTPTAWNEHQIEEMLALCDALGLPLRFQGPVGPRDNGDTEPLALQPAQATWDLISALQKQRRHDAMPSPAQDQAADLFSEEQPEERAMCGVGVSGVDIDPFGNVQACMHLQEPAGNLHRQSIKDIWNHSPLFQQARQRAVSAAKQFTDTSPRQFGAPLYCIAVEENIIKGCGAHCGKR, encoded by the coding sequence ATGTACAAGGATAGAATTCTCCGCCGGGTTCGGGAGCGACGTCTGCTGCACAGCGTCTCGCTTGAGCTGACCTTTCAATGCAATCTGCACTGTTATTACTGTTATAATGATCGGCTGAAGACCGGTAACATGTTAAGCTTGGATCAATACCGGGTACTGCTTCGGGATCTCGCGGAAATGCAGACTCTTTTTCTGATGCTTACCGGCGGCGAGCCCATGCTCCATCCTGATTTTTTCGAGATCGGAAAGCTGGCCCAAGACTTGGGTTTCGTGGTGCGAGTCCGAACAAACGGTCACATCCTTAACCGAGACAATTGTACGCGATTACGGGAAGAAGTCGCTCCCTATATGATTGAAGTCAGCCTGCACGGTGCCACAGCCGACGTCCATGATCGACAGACTCGGGTGCCGGGCAGCTTTGATCGGCTGCTCAAAAATCTTTCCACGGCCATGGACGTCGGTCTCCGCTGCAGCGTCGTCACAACGCCGACAGCCTGGAATGAGCATCAGATAGAGGAGATGCTTGCTCTCTGCGATGCTCTCGGCCTGCCTTTACGTTTCCAGGGGCCGGTAGGCCCGCGTGATAACGGTGATACCGAACCGCTTGCCCTCCAGCCAGCCCAGGCAACCTGGGACCTGATCTCTGCCCTGCAGAAACAACGTCGCCATGATGCCATGCCTTCACCTGCTCAGGACCAGGCAGCAGACCTGTTTTCTGAGGAACAGCCGGAGGAACGTGCCATGTGCGGCGTCGGGGTCTCCGGCGTTGACATTGATCCCTTCGGCAATGTCCAGGCCTGCATGCATTTGCAGGAACCCGCCGGAAACCTGCACCGGCAATCCATCAAAGACATCTGGAACCACTCTCCGCTTTTTCAGCAGGCGCGGCAACGTGCGGTCTCCGCTGCCAAACAGTTCACTGATACATCTCCCAGACAATTCGGTGCTCCGCTCTACTGTATTGCGGTTGAAGAGAATATAATAAAAGGTTGTGGCGCTCACTGCGGCAAAAGATAA
- a CDS encoding PqqD family protein, with protein METLLDAEQIRLTSQVRFRAVGEEGVLVHLENGRVIVVNEVGLFLVQQLASPVTRPELARAVTREFAVSADRVQADLQLYLEELDREQVIEYST; from the coding sequence ATGGAAACCCTTTTGGATGCTGAACAGATCAGGTTGACCTCCCAAGTTCGTTTTCGTGCTGTCGGTGAGGAAGGAGTCCTGGTCCACCTGGAAAACGGACGGGTCATTGTTGTCAATGAAGTCGGCCTGTTTCTTGTTCAACAGTTAGCTTCTCCCGTGACTCGACCTGAACTTGCCCGGGCCGTTACCCGTGAATTTGCTGTTTCCGCCGACCGGGTTCAGGCGGACCTGCAACTGTATCTGGAAGAACTTGACCGCGAGCAGGTCATAGAATATTCAACGTGA
- a CDS encoding C25 family cysteine peptidase yields MIGQQNIKRSMVRLSGAMLMSLFMLAAAPVSAEQTNKDKEWSDWKALDRGFVAQRRVPPKLDKQVDERGQEKVQERLLKLEQLRDRIASTNLTSKKKAALERRLAKLEGRVDQLKKKSDRALLREQRDTQNGLWLRTGMAGLYAVSVDELSDILGQSTRKIQKNIQRGQLAMSNGGKPVSWHYDRSTNSVLFAGERYETFYTDQNAYYFQLGRTRTKSMPVIDGRPSGASVNHAPFMDSLHFEEEPDLLYSTWTVAAEQDADYWFWDYLYGGYKDSIDVSLTVPDPAQTGTAHLRVTLRGWTDLDANDEHRVYAELNGHSIGTMVIWDGFTEAELAAQFDQSLLNEDGNNTLVLRNSYTPGSHPGQWLDQIEIDYSRMPVAVNDALWLHNVEGGAQTVSGLSDENILVIESPADSAAILDNVKVEADENGQWTVSFNAETGQNYLVVTQDSIHTPLITADNASDLENKANRAEYLIIAPRDFSGTAEALAEFHRTYFNDVKVVWLDDIYNEFSYGRVDPHAVGRFMEQVAHWRVSPANVVLLGKGSLDEKNRMGYSDSFVPVLMTATPWALTASDERLLGAEENRSFAVGRIPITNDSEGIAYVDKLIAHKASLAGNAPEQAVLFADNPDQAGDFHYNSDLLADRLLTDLDFSEITRLYQPDNTVRETMILSDTWETGYVNYYGHGSVAQVGNYKERYITTKDADALNNSVFPIFTALSCAVGDFTVPGTRSLAGSLLLNPSGGAIASMAPSGLSLDSEAEILGTAFVDNLFGQLNSIGEAVRQAKIQTGDRLSPFMLRMYSVIGDPAVKVGY; encoded by the coding sequence ATGATTGGACAACAAAATATAAAACGCTCAATGGTCAGGCTGTCGGGAGCAATGCTGATGAGCCTGTTCATGCTCGCTGCCGCACCGGTGTCGGCTGAACAGACGAATAAAGACAAGGAGTGGAGCGACTGGAAAGCATTGGACAGGGGCTTTGTCGCCCAACGTCGCGTACCGCCCAAGCTTGATAAGCAGGTCGATGAACGCGGACAGGAAAAAGTCCAGGAACGCCTGCTCAAGCTGGAACAGCTGCGGGATCGCATTGCAAGCACCAACCTGACTTCGAAGAAAAAAGCAGCCTTGGAGCGGCGGCTTGCCAAGCTGGAAGGTCGAGTCGATCAACTGAAGAAAAAAAGCGATAGAGCATTGCTCAGGGAACAGCGGGATACACAGAACGGCCTGTGGTTGCGTACCGGTATGGCCGGTCTGTATGCTGTTTCCGTGGACGAACTCTCTGACATCCTTGGTCAATCGACACGGAAAATTCAAAAAAATATTCAGCGCGGCCAACTTGCCATGAGCAACGGAGGAAAGCCCGTGTCCTGGCACTATGACCGGTCGACGAATTCCGTCCTGTTTGCTGGCGAGCGATATGAAACCTTTTACACCGATCAGAACGCCTATTATTTTCAACTCGGACGCACTCGGACCAAAAGCATGCCGGTTATCGACGGTCGTCCGTCCGGCGCTTCAGTCAATCATGCTCCTTTTATGGATTCGCTGCATTTTGAAGAAGAACCTGATCTCCTGTATTCAACCTGGACAGTGGCGGCTGAACAGGATGCGGATTACTGGTTCTGGGATTATCTGTACGGCGGCTACAAAGACAGCATTGATGTATCGCTAACTGTTCCCGACCCGGCACAAACCGGCACAGCCCATCTTCGAGTTACCTTACGGGGCTGGACCGATCTGGATGCAAACGACGAACACCGGGTATATGCCGAACTCAACGGGCACTCCATCGGCACGATGGTCATCTGGGACGGCTTTACCGAAGCGGAGCTGGCAGCGCAATTTGACCAAAGCCTCCTCAATGAGGACGGAAATAACACTCTGGTTTTACGCAACAGTTATACTCCCGGATCACATCCCGGCCAATGGCTGGACCAGATTGAAATCGACTACTCCCGGATGCCGGTGGCGGTGAATGACGCCCTTTGGCTGCATAATGTCGAAGGGGGCGCACAGACGGTCTCCGGTCTGTCTGATGAGAATATTCTGGTCATTGAATCTCCGGCGGATTCAGCGGCAATACTTGACAATGTTAAGGTCGAGGCAGATGAAAACGGTCAATGGACTGTGAGTTTTAACGCCGAGACAGGACAGAATTATCTCGTTGTGACGCAGGACAGTATTCATACCCCGCTGATAACAGCGGATAACGCTTCTGACCTTGAAAATAAAGCCAACAGGGCTGAGTATCTGATCATTGCGCCTCGTGATTTTTCCGGCACGGCAGAGGCTCTGGCCGAATTTCACAGGACGTATTTTAATGACGTCAAGGTCGTCTGGCTTGATGATATCTATAACGAATTCAGTTACGGACGTGTTGATCCCCATGCTGTCGGTCGTTTTATGGAGCAGGTTGCACACTGGCGGGTATCCCCGGCAAACGTCGTGTTGCTCGGCAAAGGATCACTGGATGAGAAAAATCGCATGGGCTACAGCGACAGCTTTGTGCCGGTGCTCATGACCGCCACCCCCTGGGCCCTGACCGCATCTGATGAACGCCTGCTCGGTGCTGAAGAAAACAGATCATTTGCTGTCGGCAGGATTCCGATAACCAATGACAGTGAAGGAATCGCCTATGTGGATAAACTGATCGCGCATAAGGCGTCGTTGGCTGGCAATGCTCCTGAACAGGCGGTTCTGTTTGCGGATAATCCCGACCAAGCGGGAGATTTCCATTACAACTCCGACCTGCTTGCCGACCGGTTGCTTACCGATTTGGATTTTTCAGAAATCACCAGGCTCTATCAGCCTGATAATACGGTTCGCGAGACCATGATTCTGTCCGATACCTGGGAAACCGGATACGTGAACTATTACGGACACGGTTCTGTTGCTCAAGTCGGTAATTATAAAGAGCGATATATCACAACCAAAGATGCGGACGCCCTGAACAATAGTGTATTTCCCATCTTCACCGCCCTAAGCTGTGCTGTCGGGGACTTCACAGTTCCAGGTACACGCTCCCTGGCCGGTTCGCTGTTGTTGAATCCGAGTGGCGGCGCAATCGCTTCCATGGCTCCCTCGGGTCTGTCGCTTGATAGTGAGGCCGAGATATTAGGTACTGCTTTTGTTGACAACCTGTTTGGTCAATTGAACAGTATCGGGGAGGCGGTGCGACAGGCAAAGATACAGACCGGCGACCGGTTGTCACCGTTCATGCTGCGAATGTACTCTGTCATCGGTGATCCGGCTGTGAAAGTAGGTTATTAG
- a CDS encoding discoidin domain-containing protein — protein MKFLVHTGIRFGLITKLIPGRVEIKNFLVITPLLWLILFVGQTALAANLALTGTATQSSTYDDPSYPPWSADLAIDGNTNGNLFSGSVTHTLTQNDPWWEVDLGSVQEIESIIVWNRTDDAPERLADFILEVLDAGNSVVHTYTHIGTPGGKTMIPNLPSDLVGQTIRIRLVGTDRILSLAEVQIFGTPPCGSGEDLIALPNPGTWIATATSFHDAPRAPAMAIDNKLPTYWHALAPTAWPQYLTVDMGVTRDLGGIQIFPIDYAEARINGYEVWTSTDGAIYNLQTTGNLPIPTANNYEAFFIEFPAEVPARYYRFVATSGHLNLYAGIPEVNPMVCAASDPAPTTPVFAPGTCPQYELNSGYRQSDGGMVDYNLKQYDERWLVTRIPQYTTDTAAALANVNNWQRAVVSGDVTGNVAGSGFGNWYDSPYGNAEWITQSFDGKHDSNTGGDNPADDIDYLFRLDFNIDVTDPNLVGILSPLHLGLFADNTVWDVVVNGNSLQAGDPNLPTSGADTSRNNVYLYLGYVEGNHFDLNVPSSYLVPGDNSIVVHVKSGNPNIGFLMQTYADPTCGAVDYGDLPDTYGTLHANSGPYHVTSETLRLGAANTEVDIDGQPSVDAAADDTNGTDDDDGVTFYSAAGGGVYADAQVVNDTGADAYVCAWLDRWTDGGGGTATLDGTFNAGDIATSPAQVCQTVVDNSGGTTPVTFSWSGLPAVSGDTYLRFRVCSTQSECEDPVGFAANGEVEDYLVAFDFAPTAVTLGGFEMEAQAVQDYLNELGVHRLGRAELLALIQALAPNRPVSESDDNASLIAHLRASLDPDNDGQVAVLRWDTLEERGTIGFYVHRREEAKDDWIQVNDDMLPGLITAPMGGRYMLADPEARSGGVYQYHLIEQEAAGTTRSYGPFTLKMP, from the coding sequence ATGAAATTTTTAGTTCACACAGGTATACGATTCGGATTAATAACAAAATTAATACCTGGGAGAGTTGAGATAAAAAACTTTTTGGTGATAACTCCCCTGCTTTGGTTGATACTCTTCGTCGGACAGACCGCGCTTGCTGCCAATCTGGCGCTCACGGGAACCGCCACCCAGAGTTCAACTTACGATGATCCATCCTACCCACCATGGTCCGCAGATCTGGCGATCGATGGCAACACCAACGGAAATCTCTTCAGCGGATCTGTGACGCATACCCTGACGCAGAACGATCCCTGGTGGGAGGTCGATCTGGGTTCGGTGCAGGAAATTGAAAGCATCATCGTCTGGAACCGGACTGATGATGCCCCGGAGCGCCTCGCTGACTTCATCCTTGAGGTGCTTGATGCTGGCAACAGTGTGGTGCACACCTATACGCACATCGGAACTCCAGGGGGCAAAACGATGATACCGAACCTTCCGTCTGATCTGGTAGGTCAAACGATAAGGATTCGGTTGGTCGGGACGGACCGCATTCTCTCATTGGCTGAGGTTCAGATTTTTGGAACCCCGCCCTGTGGGAGTGGTGAGGATCTGATTGCCCTGCCCAATCCGGGCACCTGGATCGCCACCGCAACCAGCTTTCACGATGCTCCTCGTGCTCCAGCAATGGCAATCGATAATAAGCTTCCTACGTATTGGCATGCGTTGGCTCCCACTGCTTGGCCGCAATACCTCACTGTGGATATGGGTGTGACCAGGGATCTCGGGGGGATACAGATATTTCCCATCGATTACGCAGAGGCACGGATCAACGGCTATGAGGTCTGGACCAGTACCGACGGCGCCATATATAATTTGCAGACTACAGGCAACCTGCCGATACCTACAGCTAATAATTACGAGGCTTTTTTCATCGAGTTTCCGGCAGAGGTGCCTGCCCGTTATTACCGTTTCGTTGCTACTTCTGGGCATCTAAACCTCTATGCCGGTATCCCGGAAGTGAACCCGATGGTCTGCGCCGCCTCGGACCCCGCCCCGACCACCCCGGTCTTTGCACCGGGCACCTGCCCGCAGTACGAGCTCAACAGCGGGTACCGCCAATCAGATGGCGGGATGGTCGATTACAACCTGAAGCAATACGACGAACGCTGGCTGGTTACACGCATCCCCCAATACACCACTGATACGGCTGCGGCCCTGGCTAATGTTAACAACTGGCAACGGGCGGTGGTCTCGGGTGATGTTACCGGGAACGTAGCGGGCAGCGGCTTCGGCAACTGGTACGATTCTCCCTATGGAAATGCCGAGTGGATTACGCAAAGTTTTGATGGAAAGCATGATTCCAACACTGGGGGCGACAACCCGGCAGATGATATTGATTATCTTTTTCGGCTGGATTTCAACATTGATGTCACCGATCCGAATCTGGTCGGTATTCTCTCGCCACTGCATTTAGGTCTGTTCGCCGACAACACGGTCTGGGACGTGGTCGTCAACGGGAACAGCCTGCAGGCAGGTGATCCCAACCTGCCCACCTCTGGTGCTGATACCTCGCGTAACAACGTGTATCTCTATCTTGGTTATGTCGAAGGAAACCATTTTGATCTCAATGTCCCCAGCTCGTACCTCGTTCCTGGTGATAATTCGATTGTTGTGCATGTAAAATCCGGCAATCCGAATATTGGTTTTTTGATGCAGACGTATGCAGACCCAACCTGCGGAGCAGTCGATTACGGCGATCTGCCTGATACCTACGGTACCCTGCATGCGAACAGTGGACCTTACCATGTCACCAGTGAGACACTGCGTTTAGGAGCGGCGAATACAGAAGTCGACATCGACGGCCAGCCCTCAGTCGATGCTGCTGCTGACGATACGAATGGAACCGATGATGATGACGGCGTCACCTTCTACTCAGCCGCTGGCGGAGGGGTTTATGCCGATGCTCAGGTCGTCAACGATACAGGGGCAGATGCCTATGTCTGCGCCTGGTTGGATCGCTGGACCGATGGTGGCGGAGGCACGGCTACACTGGACGGTACTTTCAATGCCGGAGACATCGCAACCTCGCCAGCTCAGGTCTGCCAGACAGTGGTGGATAATAGCGGCGGAACTACCCCTGTCACCTTTAGCTGGAGCGGCTTACCTGCTGTATCCGGTGATACCTACCTTCGCTTCCGGGTGTGTTCAACCCAAAGTGAATGCGAAGATCCCGTTGGATTTGCTGCAAACGGTGAAGTTGAAGATTATCTCGTTGCTTTCGACTTCGCTCCTACTGCCGTGACTCTTGGCGGCTTTGAAATGGAGGCACAGGCCGTTCAGGACTATCTGAACGAGCTGGGCGTCCATCGCTTGGGGCGTGCTGAACTCCTGGCCCTGATACAGGCCTTGGCACCGAACCGACCGGTCAGCGAGTCCGACGATAATGCCTCGCTGATCGCGCATCTCCGGGCTTCCCTGGATCCTGACAATGACGGTCAGGTGGCGGTGTTACGCTGGGACACCCTGGAGGAGCGCGGCACCATAGGTTTTTACGTGCATCGCCGAGAAGAGGCAAAGGACGACTGGATTCAGGTCAATGACGATATGCTGCCCGGTTTGATAACAGCTCCCATGGGAGGCCGATATATGCTGGCCGACCCGGAAGCCCGTTCCGGAGGAGTGTATCAGTATCATTTGATCGAGCAGGAGGCTGCCGGGACAACCCGCAGCTACGGTCCCTTTACCCTGAAGATGCCCTGA